The proteins below are encoded in one region of Thermothelomyces thermophilus ATCC 42464 chromosome 1, complete sequence:
- a CDS encoding glutamate decarboxylase, translating into MSLSRQVDPEEIIQHFQDLRTPSTSPSSLGGGRGEHLTPFSTPYASQRDIPKYQIPQDGAPGDTVYEMIKDELDLDGRPNLNLASFVDTYLEGNAQRLMVENLSKNLADNDEYPAMLAISNRCVSILAHLWGVRKGERAVGAPTVGSSEAIHLGGLAMKRRWQERRRAQGRDTARPNIVMGANAQVALLKFARYFEVEERVLPVSAKSRYCLDPDLVRENIDENTIGVFVILGSTYTGHYEPVEEISRILDQFQEKTGVDIPIHVDAASGGFVAPFTHAGAGGRKWNFELPRVVSINSSGHKYGLVTAGVGWIIWRDQSYLSRDLIFELHYLGGTEESFTLNFSRPGSQVIVQYYNLIHLGFSGYREIMENCLANARILSQSLEATGWYTCISEIHRPLAPPSPAAGAGPGPRGRRRRVKGAVTGQPAAPDGEGTTGTTTTTTTETSAGYVAGLPVVSFRLTDEFRREYPHVRQETISLLLRARQWIVPNYALPPGEDGTEILRVVVRVSMSFDLLDRLVTDIVQVTETLMERDEVDLSVLPAQHVGPRPRVKKREGERLKDVGREAGKKRMTGGIHRSVC; encoded by the exons ATGTCTCTATCGCGCCAG GTCGATCCGGAGGAGATCATTCAGCACTTCCAAGACCTGCGCACGCCCTCGACGAGCCCCAGCTCCctaggaggaggaagaggagaacATCTGACCCCCTTCTCGACCCCCTACGCCAGCCAGCGCGACATCCCCAAGTACCAGATCCCGCAGGACGGCGCGCCGGGCGACACGGTGTACGAGATgatcaaggacgagctggaCCTCGACGGCAGGCCGAACCTCAACCTGGCCAGCTTCGTCGACACGTACCTCGAGGGCAACGCGCAGCGGCTCATGGTCGAGAACCTGAGCAAGAACCTGGCCGACAACGACGAGTACCCGGCCATGCTGGCCATCTCGAACCGGTGCGTCTCCATCCTGGCGCACCTGTGGGGGGTGCGCAAGGGCGAGAGGGCCGTCGGCGCCCCCACCGTCGGCTCCTCCGAGGCCATCCACCTCGGCGGCCTGGCCATGAAGCGCCGCTGGcaggagcggcggcgggcccAGGGCAGGGACACGGCGCGCCCCAACATCGTCATGGGCGCCAACGCCCAGGTCGCCCTGCTCAAGTTCGCGAGGTACTTCGAGGTGGAGGAGCGGGTGCTGCCCGTGTCGGCCAAGAGCAGGTACTGCCTGGACCCGGACCTGGTCAGGGAGAACATCGACGAGAACACGATCGGCGTCTTTGTGATCCTGGGGAGCACGTACACGGGGCATTACGAGCCCGTCGAGGAGATCAGCCGGATCCTGGACCAGTTCCAGGAGAAGACCGGGGTCGACATCCCCATCCACGTGGACGCGGCCAGCGGTGGTTTCGTAGCCCCGTTTACCCACGCAGGGGCCGGCGGGCGGAAGTG GAACTTTGAGCTCCCCCGGGTAGTCTCCATCAACAGCTCAGGTCACAAGTATGGTCTAGTAACGGCCGGAGTCGGCTGGATCATCTGGCGCGACCAGTCCTACCTCTCCCGGGACCTCATCTTTGAGTTGCACTACCTCGGCGGGACCGAGGAGTCCTTCACCCTCAACTTCTCCCGCCCGGGCTCGCAGGTGATCGTGCAGTACTACAACCTCATCCACCTCGGCTTCTCGGGCTACCGCGAGATCATGGAGAACTGCCTGGCCAACGCCCGCATCCTCTCCCAGAGCCTCGAGGCCACCGGTTGGTACACCTGCATCAGCGAGATCCACCGGCCGTTGGCGCCGCCCAGCCCCGCCGCTGGGGCAGGGCCTGGGCCTcggggccgccgccgtcgcgtcAAGGGGGCCGTCACGGGCCAACCCGCCGCGCCGGACGGGGAGGGGACGAcggggacgacgacgacgacgacgaccgagacgtCGGCGGGTTACGTCGCCGGGCTGCCCGTCGTCTCTTTCCGGCTGACGGACGAGTTCCGGCGCGAGTACCCGCACGTCCGGCAGGAGACCATCTCGCTCCTGCTGCGGGCGCGCCAGTGGATCGTGCCCAACTACGCGCTCCCGCCCGGCGAGGACGGCACCGAGATCCTGCGCGTCGTCGTCCGCGTCAGCATGAGCTTCGACCTGCTCGACCGCCTGGTGACCGACATCGTGCAGGTGACCGAGACGCTGATGGAGCGGGACGAGGTGGACCTGTCGGTGCTGCCCGCGCAGCACGTGGGCCCGCGGCCGCGGGTGAAGAAGCGGGAGGGGGAGAGGCTGAAGGACGTCGGGAGGGAGGCCgggaagaagaggatgaCGGGCGGGATCCATCGGTCCGTCTGCTGA